Proteins encoded within one genomic window of Ovis aries strain OAR_USU_Benz2616 breed Rambouillet chromosome 1, ARS-UI_Ramb_v3.0, whole genome shotgun sequence:
- the LOC106990882 gene encoding multiple epidermal growth factor-like domains protein 6 has product MFGDNCHQLCDCERESSCHPVTGKCLRPPGKTGGRCDAGCRSGQYGPNCPLKCQCAHTAHCDPLNGHCDCPPKRMGPTCEENGLDDPQQPNANSFSVDE; this is encoded by the exons ATGTTTGGAGACAATTGCCATCAACTTTGTGATTGTGAAAGAGAAAGCTCCTGCCACCCAGTAACTGGAAAATGCCTTCGTCCACCTGGGAAAACTGGAGGGAGATGTGATGCTG GATGCAGGTCAGGCCAGTACGGACCCAACTGCCCTCTGAAGTGCCAGTGTGCCCACACAGCTCACTGTGACCCTCTTAATGGTCACTGCGATTGCCCCCCAAAGAGAATGGGTCCAACCTGCGAGGAAAATGGTTTGGACGATCCTCAACAACCAAATGCTAACAGCTTTTCAGTGGATGAATAG